One window from the genome of Dermacentor silvarum isolate Dsil-2018 chromosome 7, BIME_Dsil_1.4, whole genome shotgun sequence encodes:
- the LOC119457967 gene encoding BTB/POZ domain-containing protein 6-B-like isoform X1 translates to MPLNYEKFLNSGDHADVEFVVKREKFDISKTFKAHKLLLALSSEVFEAMFYGQLAEKDTVVITDLHPDGFYGLLKYVYAGEARIENCIEALHTKAAAEKYLFENLATSCLAYLRKHVDSKEACLVLDCGFESGYGSLDKVAEAVLFNKGETVLRSDAFLNSRLETALLVVDKVTYVREIFIIRAALKWARSHCKTATMDFRTTISAFLPKLRFLALSSSEFVEFITSEDAQGLMEEEDAFNILCNVINEGRSELPEWVCRENTPRRPTGANDALHLYDSDGSFLCYSSSSDYDY, encoded by the exons ATGCCT TTGAACTACGAGAAATTCCTGAATAGCGGCGATCACGCCGATGTGGAGTTCGTCGTGAAACGGGAAAAATTCGACATCTCGAAGACCTTCAAGGCCCACAAGCTGTTACTGGCCTTAAGTAGCGAAGTTTTCGAAGCGATGTTCTACGGTCAGCTTGCCGAAAAGGACACCGTGGTCATCACAGACCTCCACCCTGATGGATTCTACGGCCTTTTGAA GTACGTGTACGCGGGAGAGGCCAGGATCGAAAACTGTATTGAAGCCTTGCACACAAAGGCTGCAGCAGAGAAATATCTCTTCGAAAATCTTGCAACTTCTTGCCTGGCCTACCTTCGGAAGCACGTCGACTCTAAAGAAGCATGTCTCGTGCTCGACTGTGGCTTCGAGAGCGGCTATGGATCGCTTGACAAAGTGGCAGAGGCGGTGCTCTTTAACAAAGGCGAGACTGTGCTACGTTCCGACGCGTTCCTCAATAGTCGTCTGGAGACGGCGCTTCTTGTTGTGGACAAG GTGACATATGTACGAGAGATTTTCATAATTCGGGCGGCGCTAAAGTGGGCGCGATCACATTGCAAGACTGCTACCATGGACTTCAGGACGACCATTTCCGCGTTCCTGCCGAAGCTGAGGTTCTTGGCGCTGTCATCGTCAGAATTTGTGGAGTTCATCACCTCCGAGGACGCGCAAGGTTTGatggaagaagaagacgcgttCAACATTTTGTGCAACGTGATCAACGAAGGGCGCTCTGAGCTGCCAGAATGGGTATGCCGGGAGAATACGCCACGCCGTCCGACAGGGGCAAATGACGCGCTTCACTTGTATGACAGCGACGGGTCTTTCTTGTGTTACAGTAGCAGCTCTGATTATGACTACTGA